A genomic region of Streptococcus suis contains the following coding sequences:
- a CDS encoding nitroreductase family protein, with protein sequence MSNFAKLQETRRSIYALGKDLPVSNEEVVALVEKAMKESPSAFNSQSSRAVVLFGAESDAFWNEIAYSELEKVTPAEAFEGTKGRLAGFAAGAGTILFFEDQDVVKGLQESFPLYAENFPIWSEQAHGINLYAVWLAFAEKNIGMNVQHYNPLVDAQVAEKYGIPANWKLRAQAPFGSIAAPAADKDYMADGDRVKVFGN encoded by the coding sequence ATGTCAAACTTTGCAAAACTTCAAGAAACTCGTCGTTCTATCTATGCACTTGGTAAAGACCTACCTGTATCAAATGAAGAAGTAGTAGCACTTGTTGAGAAAGCCATGAAAGAATCTCCATCAGCTTTCAACTCACAATCAAGCCGTGCAGTTGTACTTTTCGGAGCTGAATCAGACGCTTTTTGGAATGAAATTGCCTACAGCGAATTAGAAAAAGTAACGCCAGCAGAAGCTTTTGAAGGCACAAAAGGTCGTTTGGCTGGTTTTGCGGCTGGTGCTGGTACTATCTTGTTCTTCGAAGACCAAGACGTGGTTAAAGGCCTGCAAGAAAGCTTCCCACTTTACGCTGAAAACTTCCCAATCTGGTCTGAACAAGCTCACGGTATCAACTTGTACGCAGTATGGTTGGCTTTCGCTGAGAAAAATATCGGCATGAACGTACAACACTACAACCCATTGGTTGACGCACAAGTTGCTGAAAAATACGGTATCCCAGCTAACTGGAAACTCCGTGCACAAGCACCATTCGGAAGCATCGCAGCTCCAGCAGCAGACAAAGACTATATGGCGGATGGGGACCGTGTAAAGGTTTTTGGTAACTAA